From a region of the Deltaproteobacteria bacterium genome:
- a CDS encoding FAD-dependent oxidoreductase, which produces MAEKTVGSVMVIGGGIAGMQSALDLADSGYFVHLVEKSPAIGGVMSELDKTFPTNDCAMUIISPKLVEVGRHLNINLITCAEVEQVEGSEGNFEVTLHKTPRYIDEGKCTACGDCAAVCPVSLPSEYDQGLIGRKATFKKYAQAIPGAFAIQKTDKAPCRLACPAGLNVQGYVQMVKQGKYEAALKIIMEDLPLPGVLGRICPHGCEDACRRCEVDEPVAIRDLKRLAADQFDPRDVKIECLPRRDEKVAIIGSGPAGLSAAYHLARKGISSTIFEALSEPGGMLRVGIPAHRLPREVLDREIELIRNLGVEIKTDTPLGPDLGIEDLMNTGYQAVYLALGAHKGIELGIPGEKAQGVRQGVDFLREVNLNGKAPVGKRVAIIGGGNVAIDVSRCAVRLGAEEVMILYRRTRDEMPAWEEEIQAAEAEGVSVAYLCAPQEVLTTDGRATGLRCIRMELREPDSSGRRRPIPIPGSEYDIEIDQVIPAIGQTPDLSALEDAADLAFSRWGTAEVDPVTYETGRKGVFAGGDLQTGPWVAIGAIAAGREAAESIVRYLDGRDMAEGRAPLINENPAYRPIPEDAPRRSRAHMPELPLGERTGNFKEVELGYQEEAGKEEAGRCLNCGYCCECLQCVEACKAGAVTMETHAQQPETLSINVGSVIMAPGFQAFDPGRFDTYHYAASPNVVTSMEFERILSATGPYQGHLQRPSDGREPRKIAWLQCVGSRDVNRCDHSYCSSVCCMYAIKEAVIAKEHSEHDLDAAIFFMDMRTYGKDFEKYYERARDEQGVRFIRSRIHSISEQADTGDLILEYADEGGRIHRETFDLVVLSVGLETPRQLVETAHRLGVELDGDDFVETGTFSPVETSRKGVYICGAFQEPKDIPYSVMEASAAACDAKAALSSARGTLVRERTYPDERDVSAEAPRIGVFVCNCGTNIGGIVDVPAVAEYARTLPGVFYVEENLFTCSQDTQDKMKEAIQREGLNRVVVAACTPRTHEELFRETLKDAGLNKYLFEMSNIRNQCSWVHSKERDEATSKSKDLVRMAVARAQLIQPLPQPTVPVDSRALVMGGGVAGMSAALGLADQGFHVFLVERAGDLGGNALGLSRSWRGDDIAEKVKEMTARVEAHPEIEIFKESAVTGASGFVGNYETVISQNGVDRSVRHGAVIVATGAEEYTPVEYLYNRDNRVLTHRDLDAALKAEDPRITGAKRAVFIQCVGSREPERPYCSKVCCTHTMTSALELKALNPEMEVYVLYRDIRTYGQREALYREARRQGVVFIRYTPDQKPVVETDGDAVSVIVRDPILDRQIRIHPDLVVLASAIVPRDNTALAQMFKLSLNEDGFFMEAHAKLRPVEFATEGVFLAGMAHYPKPIEESIAQAKAASSRASVVLSKEYLTVEGVVSHVNEYYCLGCGLCVEACPFAAISLVDAEGGGKVSRVQEALCKGCGACSVACPTGAASVFHYDDGEVLTMVDAALN; this is translated from the coding sequence ATGGCAGAAAAAACAGTCGGGTCGGTTATGGTTATCGGCGGTGGGATTGCAGGGATGCAGTCTGCTCTGGATCTCGCTGATTCGGGATATTTTGTTCATCTTGTGGAGAAATCGCCCGCCATCGGCGGTGTCATGAGCGAACTGGATAAGACGTTTCCCACCAATGACTGCGCCATGTGAATTATCTCTCCTAAACTGGTCGAGGTCGGCCGGCATCTCAACATCAATCTGATAACCTGCGCAGAAGTGGAACAGGTCGAGGGCAGCGAAGGAAATTTCGAAGTCACCCTCCACAAGACTCCCCGTTATATCGATGAAGGCAAGTGCACGGCATGCGGCGATTGCGCCGCGGTATGTCCGGTGTCCCTCCCCAGTGAATACGATCAGGGACTGATTGGCCGAAAAGCCACCTTCAAGAAATACGCCCAGGCCATCCCCGGGGCCTTTGCCATTCAGAAGACAGATAAGGCCCCCTGCCGTCTGGCCTGCCCTGCCGGACTCAATGTGCAGGGATATGTTCAGATGGTGAAACAGGGCAAGTATGAAGCGGCCCTGAAGATCATCATGGAGGACCTTCCCCTCCCCGGCGTATTGGGACGGATCTGTCCCCACGGCTGCGAGGATGCCTGCCGCCGGTGCGAGGTGGATGAGCCGGTGGCCATCCGCGATCTCAAGAGGCTGGCCGCTGATCAGTTTGATCCCAGGGATGTAAAGATCGAATGCCTCCCCCGCCGGGACGAAAAGGTGGCCATTATCGGTTCGGGCCCTGCAGGGCTTTCGGCCGCCTATCACCTGGCGCGGAAAGGGATTTCATCCACGATCTTCGAGGCCCTTTCCGAGCCCGGAGGGATGCTGCGGGTGGGGATCCCGGCCCATCGTCTGCCCCGGGAGGTCCTGGACAGGGAGATCGAGCTGATCCGAAACCTGGGGGTCGAGATCAAGACCGATACGCCCCTGGGACCGGATCTGGGCATCGAGGATCTCATGAATACCGGGTACCAGGCGGTGTACCTGGCCCTTGGGGCACATAAAGGGATCGAACTGGGGATCCCCGGAGAAAAGGCCCAGGGCGTTCGCCAGGGGGTTGACTTCCTTAGGGAAGTGAACCTGAATGGAAAGGCCCCGGTGGGAAAACGGGTGGCCATTATCGGGGGCGGGAATGTGGCCATTGACGTGTCCCGATGCGCGGTCCGATTGGGCGCCGAAGAAGTGATGATCCTCTACCGCCGTACCCGGGATGAAATGCCTGCCTGGGAAGAGGAGATTCAGGCGGCAGAGGCAGAGGGCGTCAGCGTCGCCTATCTGTGTGCGCCTCAGGAGGTTCTGACCACAGACGGGCGGGCAACCGGGCTGCGATGCATTCGAATGGAACTGAGGGAACCCGATTCCTCCGGCAGGAGACGCCCGATCCCGATTCCCGGGAGCGAGTACGATATAGAGATCGACCAGGTGATCCCCGCCATCGGTCAGACGCCCGACCTGTCGGCCCTGGAAGATGCCGCGGATCTGGCCTTTTCCAGATGGGGCACCGCTGAAGTGGACCCGGTGACCTATGAAACCGGCCGCAAGGGGGTCTTTGCCGGCGGCGATCTCCAGACCGGACCCTGGGTGGCTATCGGCGCCATTGCGGCGGGACGCGAGGCCGCGGAATCCATCGTCAGATATTTGGACGGCCGCGACATGGCAGAGGGCCGCGCCCCCCTGATCAATGAAAACCCGGCCTACCGCCCGATCCCCGAAGATGCACCGCGGCGCTCAAGGGCCCATATGCCGGAGCTTCCCCTCGGGGAAAGGACCGGCAACTTCAAAGAGGTGGAATTAGGCTATCAGGAGGAAGCGGGAAAGGAAGAGGCGGGCCGCTGTCTGAACTGCGGTTACTGTTGCGAATGTCTCCAGTGTGTGGAGGCATGCAAGGCCGGCGCAGTCACCATGGAGACCCATGCACAGCAGCCGGAGACCCTGTCCATCAATGTGGGATCCGTGATCATGGCCCCGGGATTTCAGGCCTTTGACCCGGGCCGGTTTGACACCTATCATTACGCCGCCAGTCCCAATGTGGTCACCTCCATGGAATTTGAACGGATCCTGAGCGCCACAGGCCCGTACCAGGGTCACCTGCAGAGACCCTCCGATGGGCGGGAACCCCGGAAGATCGCCTGGCTCCAGTGTGTGGGATCGCGGGACGTCAACCGATGCGATCACTCCTATTGTTCTTCTGTCTGCTGCATGTATGCCATCAAAGAGGCGGTCATTGCCAAAGAGCACTCGGAACACGATCTGGATGCCGCCATATTCTTCATGGACATGAGGACCTATGGGAAGGATTTTGAGAAGTATTATGAGCGTGCCAGGGACGAACAGGGGGTCAGGTTCATCCGTTCCAGGATCCATTCCATCTCCGAACAGGCCGATACCGGAGACCTGATCCTGGAATATGCGGACGAGGGCGGCCGGATCCATAGGGAGACCTTTGATCTGGTGGTTCTGTCCGTGGGACTGGAGACGCCGAGGCAGCTGGTTGAAACGGCCCATCGTCTGGGCGTGGAACTGGACGGGGACGATTTTGTGGAGACAGGGACCTTCAGCCCGGTGGAGACATCCAGAAAAGGGGTATATATATGCGGGGCCTTTCAGGAACCCAAAGACATCCCCTACTCCGTCATGGAGGCCAGTGCAGCGGCCTGCGATGCCAAGGCGGCCCTCTCTTCTGCCCGGGGAACCCTGGTCAGGGAAAGGACCTACCCCGATGAGAGGGATGTGTCTGCCGAAGCGCCGCGAATCGGTGTCTTCGTCTGCAACTGCGGCACCAATATCGGAGGGATCGTGGATGTGCCGGCAGTTGCGGAATATGCCCGCACCCTTCCGGGGGTTTTCTATGTGGAGGAAAACCTCTTCACCTGCTCTCAGGACACGCAGGACAAGATGAAGGAGGCCATCCAGCGGGAGGGGCTCAACCGGGTGGTTGTGGCGGCCTGTACCCCGAGGACCCATGAGGAGCTGTTCCGGGAGACCCTGAAAGACGCGGGGTTGAATAAATACCTTTTCGAGATGTCCAACATAAGGAATCAATGTTCCTGGGTCCACAGCAAGGAAAGAGATGAGGCCACGAGCAAGTCAAAGGACCTGGTCCGGATGGCGGTGGCCAGGGCCCAGTTGATCCAGCCCCTTCCCCAGCCGACGGTTCCGGTGGACAGCAGGGCGCTGGTGATGGGCGGGGGCGTCGCAGGGATGAGTGCGGCCCTGGGTCTGGCCGATCAGGGGTTTCATGTCTTTTTGGTGGAACGGGCCGGCGATTTGGGCGGAAACGCCTTGGGTCTTTCCAGGAGCTGGCGCGGCGACGACATTGCAGAGAAGGTGAAAGAGATGACCGCCCGGGTGGAAGCCCATCCGGAAATAGAGATTTTCAAGGAATCCGCGGTCACCGGGGCCTCCGGTTTCGTGGGGAATTATGAGACCGTGATTTCACAAAACGGCGTTGATCGTTCGGTGAGGCACGGGGCCGTCATTGTGGCAACGGGGGCTGAAGAATACACCCCGGTGGAATATCTGTACAACAGGGACAACCGGGTGTTGACGCACCGGGATCTCGATGCGGCCCTTAAGGCGGAAGACCCCCGGATTACCGGGGCGAAAAGGGCTGTTTTTATCCAGTGCGTCGGCTCCAGGGAACCGGAAAGACCCTACTGCTCCAAGGTCTGCTGCACCCATACCATGACCTCAGCACTGGAACTGAAGGCGCTGAATCCGGAAATGGAGGTGTATGTATTATATCGGGACATCCGGACATACGGCCAGAGAGAGGCCCTTTACCGGGAGGCCAGACGCCAGGGGGTGGTTTTTATCCGGTACACCCCGGATCAGAAGCCGGTCGTTGAAACAGACGGGGATGCCGTCTCCGTGATCGTCCGGGACCCCATCCTGGACCGGCAGATCCGCATCCATCCCGATCTGGTGGTACTGGCCTCGGCCATTGTGCCGCGGGACAATACTGCCCTGGCCCAGATGTTTAAGCTTTCCCTGAATGAAGACGGGTTTTTTATGGAGGCCCACGCCAAGCTGAGGCCGGTTGAATTCGCCACAGAAGGGGTTTTCCTGGCCGGAATGGCCCATTACCCGAAGCCGATTGAAGAGAGCATTGCCCAGGCCAAGGCGGCGTCCTCGAGGGCCTCGGTGGTCCTTTCCAAGGAATACCTCACGGTAGAGGGCGTGGTCTCCCATGTGAATGAATATTACTGTCTCGGGTGCGGCCTGTGTGTGGAGGCCTGCCCCTTTGCCGCCATATCTCTTGTGGACGCGGAGGGGGGCGGAAAGGTCTCCCGGGTCCAGGAGGCCCTCTGCAAGGGATGCGGGGCCTGTTCGGTGGCCTGCCCCACAGGGGCGGCGTCCGTTTTCCACTATGATGACGGGGAAGTGCTGACCATGGTGGATGCGGCCTTGAATTGA